A part of Kitasatospora acidiphila genomic DNA contains:
- a CDS encoding inositol monophosphatase family protein: MKGLVQELSRQIRTAVRTGLHEVGSRYVQGTAKGGDAEFPVDLLAERAAWDFLTEREEPIAVYTESEGLRTIGRNPECVLIIDPIDGTRGAAADLEMACVSIAAAPFGEAPTIGDIRYAMLQEIKSGNWLYADADGGGLESGGFAAPVPRLSATVDPDRMFWSLEFNGHPAELMIGAYGHLIDASANTGGVYVFNSASFSISRIITGQMDAYVDIGNRLLRDRPATEPDFRRVGHGSILHLFPYDIAASVFLAERAGVTITDAYGKPLHDTLLLDIGPLNQRSCVAACTPQLHAALIDSIRW, translated from the coding sequence ATGAAGGGCCTGGTCCAGGAGCTGTCCCGGCAGATCCGGACGGCCGTCCGCACCGGCCTCCACGAGGTCGGCAGCCGCTATGTGCAGGGCACGGCGAAGGGCGGGGACGCCGAGTTCCCCGTCGACCTGCTCGCCGAACGCGCCGCCTGGGACTTCCTGACGGAACGGGAGGAGCCCATCGCCGTCTACACCGAGAGCGAGGGGCTGCGCACGATCGGCCGGAACCCCGAGTGCGTGCTGATCATCGACCCGATCGACGGGACCCGAGGCGCCGCCGCCGACCTGGAGATGGCCTGCGTCTCCATCGCGGCGGCGCCCTTCGGCGAGGCGCCCACCATCGGGGACATCCGGTACGCGATGCTCCAGGAGATCAAGTCCGGCAACTGGCTCTACGCCGACGCCGACGGGGGCGGGCTCGAATCCGGCGGCTTTGCGGCGCCGGTACCCCGCCTGTCCGCCACCGTCGATCCCGACCGGATGTTCTGGTCGCTCGAATTCAACGGCCACCCCGCGGAGTTGATGATCGGAGCCTACGGCCATCTGATCGACGCCTCGGCCAACACCGGTGGCGTGTACGTCTTCAACAGCGCCTCCTTCTCCATCTCACGGATCATCACCGGACAGATGGACGCCTACGTCGACATCGGCAACCGGCTGCTTCGCGATCGCCCCGCCACCGAACCGGACTTCCGCCGGGTCGGCCACGGGAGCATCCTGCACCTGTTCCCGTATGACATCGCGGCCTCGGTCTTCCTGGCGGAGCGGGCCGGGGTCACCATCACCGACGCCTACGGCAAGCCGCTGCACGACACCCTGCTGCTGGACATCGGCCCGCTGAACCAGCGCTCCTGCGTCGCCGCCTGCACACCGCAGTTGCACGCGGCGCTGATCGATTCGATCCGCTGGTAG
- a CDS encoding SDR family oxidoreductase has protein sequence MPSESRLRILLLGASGFVGGGLWSHLRARHEVVGTFATRPVPGLVQLDLRDERRLSALAADGFDLVIHAAGLVPLEVAEADPELAHRLNVRPIEVLLDAVRGSAAKLVFLSSDNVFDGTRHQYTEDDHRSPVNVYGRTKAAAEDLLRADGGHLVVRIPLVYGRGPWANTFLARLAGSTTPARTDLVCAPVYLPGLGPAVAELWGRTGVVHYGGRDVVTRFELMSKVQQALELPTRVVAVQGDEARAGCRRPPRLVLRSTRHRLLGPGLDAALAHLAGRPLA, from the coding sequence TTGCCGTCGGAATCGCGCCTGCGGATCCTGCTGCTCGGTGCCTCAGGGTTCGTGGGCGGCGGCCTGTGGAGCCATCTGAGGGCGCGTCACGAGGTCGTCGGCACCTTCGCCACCCGGCCGGTCCCGGGGCTGGTCCAGCTGGACCTGCGCGACGAGCGCCGGTTGTCGGCGCTCGCGGCCGACGGCTTCGACCTCGTCATCCACGCGGCCGGCCTGGTCCCGCTGGAGGTGGCCGAAGCCGACCCCGAGCTGGCCCACCGCCTCAACGTCCGTCCCATCGAAGTCCTCCTGGACGCCGTGCGCGGCTCGGCGGCCAAACTGGTCTTCCTGTCCAGCGACAACGTCTTCGACGGCACCCGTCACCAGTACACCGAGGACGACCACCGGTCCCCGGTCAATGTCTACGGTCGGACCAAGGCGGCGGCCGAGGACCTGCTGCGCGCCGACGGCGGACACCTGGTGGTGCGGATCCCGCTCGTCTACGGGCGCGGTCCCTGGGCGAACACCTTCCTGGCCCGCCTGGCGGGGTCGACGACCCCGGCCCGCACGGATCTGGTCTGCGCTCCCGTCTACCTGCCCGGTCTCGGCCCGGCCGTGGCCGAGCTCTGGGGGCGCACCGGCGTCGTGCACTACGGCGGACGTGACGTGGTGACCCGGTTCGAGCTGATGTCCAAGGTCCAGCAGGCCCTGGAGCTGCCCACCCGGGTGGTGGCCGTCCAGGGCGACGAGGCCCGCGCCGGCTGCCGGCGCCCGCCCCGGCTGGTGCTGCGCAGCACCCGGCACCGTCTGCTGGGCCCCGGCCTGGATGCCGCGCTCGCCCATCTGGCGGGCCGGCCGCTCGCCTGA
- a CDS encoding beta-galactosidase, with amino-acid sequence MSPGRRPSFVDGTLWLDGRPRFLIAGEYPYYRDHHGRWAAKLGAMRDAGIEVVTCYVPWRHHEVGRGGDRRLCFAGDGNRDLVGFLELIAATGLLAVLKPGPFVHAELPFGGLPDRISPTLDPGRHAARSADGRLLPYQQFVLPSALDPAYLADATGWLRAVGLLLRPFLHPRGPVVAVQIGNEGNYGETSLPLDALDYSQPGAQAFARFAPGVAAPTLAGFPCSANGVISLASWASWSAEVLATGMAALADAVGPDVPVFTTYSPPARTDRDPGRAAGRYDAWLARNRVGAVTELPRAYTSWTGNVISDDEALVNYVLAAKGGRGPNIEENWGLSWADSSCAFPVVPIHHTLLGVACGATGVAVYPACATAGWGEHLAVAQTAGDPGQFEPPYGDAAPILLDARPGAAFAAVRVLTHFLAGRQHELAVSRPESGVRWGVHPTYAAVGAWDWAMNFAAGHGDWRVPSAERTLVPFVAHCLRRNLPFQLEELTGRAALDPAAGPLVAASGRFMERALQQRLARFAEHGGSLLVIGELPTLDEDLRPCAELADAVAGRVRVASGDGQPIGAAVEEWLNESCDVPVRARPGAWLELRRTTADPQDVLVFLFNRTGEPLRARSACGEHVVTADLVGGGCAVVQVSHGRLGACYVKGLNEQTGDGVPVRVRVGGDVLSTDRPCDLSALRGPGSDPRGGGGERGEDLAAGRGPGGFEVRTAAVRGEARVVLPEVP; translated from the coding sequence ATGAGTCCCGGGCGGCGGCCGTCCTTCGTTGACGGGACGCTGTGGCTGGACGGGCGCCCCCGGTTCCTCATCGCGGGCGAGTACCCCTACTACCGGGATCACCACGGACGTTGGGCGGCCAAGCTGGGCGCCATGCGCGACGCCGGCATCGAGGTGGTCACCTGCTACGTCCCCTGGCGGCACCACGAGGTCGGCCGGGGCGGCGACCGGCGGTTGTGCTTCGCCGGGGACGGCAACCGGGATCTGGTCGGCTTCCTGGAGCTGATCGCGGCGACCGGGCTGCTCGCGGTGCTGAAGCCGGGCCCCTTCGTCCATGCCGAGCTGCCCTTCGGCGGGCTGCCCGACCGGATCAGCCCGACGCTCGATCCGGGGCGGCACGCCGCCCGGTCGGCCGACGGCCGGCTATTGCCCTACCAGCAGTTCGTACTGCCCTCGGCTCTCGACCCGGCGTACCTCGCGGACGCGACCGGTTGGCTGCGCGCCGTCGGCCTGCTCCTGCGGCCGTTCCTGCATCCGCGCGGGCCGGTCGTCGCCGTCCAGATCGGCAACGAGGGGAACTACGGGGAGACTTCCCTTCCGCTCGACGCCCTCGACTACTCGCAGCCGGGTGCCCAGGCCTTCGCCCGCTTCGCGCCCGGCGTGGCCGCGCCCACCCTGGCGGGGTTTCCTTGTTCCGCCAATGGGGTTATCTCGCTAGCCAGTTGGGCGAGCTGGTCGGCCGAGGTGCTCGCCACCGGGATGGCGGCGCTGGCCGACGCAGTCGGGCCGGACGTCCCCGTGTTCACCACGTACTCGCCGCCGGCCAGAACCGACCGCGACCCCGGCAGGGCAGCCGGACGGTACGACGCCTGGCTGGCCAGGAACAGAGTCGGCGCGGTCACCGAACTTCCCCGCGCCTATACGAGTTGGACCGGCAATGTGATCTCCGATGACGAGGCGCTGGTCAACTACGTCCTGGCGGCAAAGGGCGGGCGAGGTCCCAACATCGAGGAGAACTGGGGCCTTAGCTGGGCGGATTCGAGCTGCGCCTTCCCGGTGGTGCCGATTCATCACACCCTGCTCGGCGTGGCGTGCGGGGCGACCGGCGTCGCCGTCTATCCGGCCTGCGCGACCGCGGGTTGGGGCGAGCACCTTGCGGTGGCGCAGACCGCCGGCGATCCCGGGCAGTTCGAGCCGCCGTACGGGGATGCCGCCCCGATCCTGCTGGATGCGAGACCCGGCGCGGCCTTCGCCGCGGTGCGGGTGCTGACCCACTTCCTGGCCGGGCGCCAGCACGAGCTGGCCGTCTCCCGCCCGGAGAGCGGCGTGCGGTGGGGCGTCCATCCGACGTACGCGGCAGTCGGTGCCTGGGACTGGGCGATGAACTTTGCTGCCGGACACGGGGATTGGCGGGTTCCATCGGCCGAGCGGACGCTGGTGCCGTTCGTCGCCCACTGCCTGCGACGCAACCTGCCCTTCCAGTTGGAGGAGTTGACCGGCCGCGCGGCGCTCGATCCCGCCGCCGGTCCCCTGGTCGCCGCGTCGGGCCGCTTCATGGAGCGGGCCCTGCAGCAGCGGCTCGCACGGTTCGCCGAGCACGGCGGGTCGCTGCTGGTGATCGGCGAACTGCCCACGTTGGACGAAGACTTGCGCCCCTGCGCCGAGCTTGCCGATGCGGTGGCGGGCCGGGTGCGCGTGGCGTCCGGCGACGGGCAGCCCATCGGGGCGGCCGTCGAGGAGTGGCTGAACGAGAGCTGCGACGTGCCCGTGCGTGCCCGGCCGGGGGCGTGGCTCGAACTGCGCAGGACCACCGCGGATCCGCAGGATGTGCTCGTCTTCCTCTTCAACCGCACGGGCGAACCCCTGCGGGCCCGGAGCGCGTGCGGGGAGCACGTCGTCACGGCGGACCTGGTCGGGGGCGGGTGCGCCGTCGTCCAGGTGTCGCACGGACGGCTCGGGGCCTGCTACGTGAAGGGGCTGAACGAGCAGACCGGCGACGGGGTACCGGTCCGGGTGCGGGTGGGAGGCGATGTGTTGAGCACGGACCGGCCGTGCGACCTGTCCGCCCTGCGCGGGCCGGGCAGCGACCCGCGTGGTGGCGGTGGTGAGCGGGGCGAGGACCTGGCTGCCGGGCGCGGGCCGGGCGGCTTCGAGGTGCGTACCGCCGCGGTGCGGGGCGAGGCCCGCGTAGTGCTGCCGGAGGTCCCATGA
- a CDS encoding zinc-dependent alcohol dehydrogenase: MKAVVFEDVGRAGIHDRAVPSFDAHDVLVKVAATGICGTDRAILLGEFPARRGVVLGHEAVGAVTAVGAAVASVAPGDRVVINPTYHCDRCRPCRRGMPAHCGAKAGREVGVDRDGTMADFAVVPERFVHRLPAEVPYRRGALVEPLACVLNNLTAARLRWDDRVLVVGAGPIGALCALVLAWRGARVTLAERDPGRLDIARRLLPHAVRVLAAEEAAAAGAPDAVIDTTGALPGDLLGTVTAGGTVVVMGEREAAVAAVPLRALVTRGIRLVGAGPYRPADFELAVELACELPLEGLVTHVLPLERYAEALTLLAATPASEPEGYSAMKILLTTDEGVAP; the protein is encoded by the coding sequence ATGAAGGCCGTCGTGTTCGAGGATGTGGGCCGGGCGGGGATCCATGACCGCGCGGTGCCCTCGTTCGATGCCCACGACGTCCTGGTCAAGGTGGCGGCCACCGGCATCTGCGGCACGGACCGGGCGATCCTGCTGGGCGAGTTCCCCGCGCGGCGGGGCGTGGTGCTGGGGCACGAGGCGGTCGGCGCGGTGACCGCGGTCGGGGCCGCGGTCGCCTCGGTGGCGCCGGGCGACCGGGTGGTGATCAACCCGACGTACCACTGCGACCGGTGCCGCCCCTGCCGCCGGGGCATGCCGGCCCACTGCGGGGCGAAGGCGGGCCGGGAGGTCGGCGTCGACCGGGACGGCACGATGGCCGACTTCGCCGTGGTGCCCGAGCGCTTCGTCCACCGGCTGCCCGCCGAAGTGCCCTACCGGCGAGGGGCCCTGGTGGAGCCGCTCGCCTGCGTGCTGAACAACCTGACGGCGGCCCGACTGCGCTGGGACGACCGGGTGCTCGTGGTCGGCGCCGGTCCGATCGGTGCGCTGTGCGCGCTGGTCCTGGCCTGGCGCGGCGCCAGGGTGACACTGGCCGAGCGTGATCCGGGGCGGCTGGACATCGCCCGCCGACTGCTGCCACACGCGGTACGGGTGCTGGCCGCCGAGGAGGCGGCCGCGGCGGGCGCACCCGATGCGGTCATCGACACCACGGGCGCGCTGCCGGGTGACCTCCTGGGCACGGTGACGGCCGGGGGCACCGTCGTGGTGATGGGCGAACGGGAGGCCGCCGTCGCCGCCGTCCCGCTGCGGGCCCTGGTGACCAGGGGGATCCGCCTGGTGGGGGCCGGGCCGTACCGGCCGGCGGACTTCGAGCTGGCGGTGGAGCTCGCGTGCGAACTGCCGCTGGAAGGGCTGGTGACCCATGTGCTGCCGCTCGAACGGTACGCCGAGGCCCTGACCCTGCTGGCCGCCACACCGGCCTCGGAGCCCGAGGGGTACAGCGCGATGAAGATCCTGCTCACCACGGACGAAGGCGTTGCGCCATGA
- a CDS encoding ROK family protein, with protein sequence MTQSPQAEAVGLDVGASKIAAVRLTADGTVSARARQSTPRHTAAELVAAIGELMAEVGGDRVTAVGVGLPGMVDAATGALAFAPGLHFARAPLRAMIADAVGLPVVADNDANAAAWAEYRLGAGRGHEHQVLVTLGTGLGCGVVVAGRLLRGAHGFAAEASHLTVDPLGPLCECGKRGCWGVSASGAAIARLGRQAAAARPASLLAHLLGEGARGGGARGAEEGSGDAGEGARGGGEGSWDAGEAVTEAARGGDAEALDILERVGTLTGTGLAALANVFDPAVLIVGGGPVAAGDLLLAPARASFARQLYSPGDRPAVPVLPAHFGADAGAIGAALLAIETTT encoded by the coding sequence ATGACCCAGTCACCCCAGGCTGAGGCGGTCGGCCTCGATGTCGGCGCGAGCAAGATCGCGGCGGTCCGGCTGACGGCTGACGGCACGGTGTCGGCCCGGGCACGCCAGTCCACCCCGCGCCACACCGCGGCCGAACTGGTAGCCGCCATCGGCGAGTTGATGGCGGAAGTGGGCGGCGATCGGGTCACCGCTGTCGGCGTCGGGCTGCCCGGGATGGTCGACGCGGCTACCGGGGCGCTGGCCTTCGCGCCCGGCCTGCACTTCGCGCGAGCCCCGCTGCGGGCGATGATCGCAGATGCCGTGGGACTGCCCGTGGTCGCGGACAACGACGCCAATGCCGCCGCGTGGGCCGAGTACCGGCTCGGCGCGGGGCGGGGCCACGAGCACCAGGTGCTGGTGACACTGGGCACCGGTCTGGGGTGCGGCGTGGTCGTCGCCGGGCGGCTGCTGCGCGGCGCGCACGGTTTCGCTGCCGAGGCCAGCCATCTGACGGTCGATCCGCTGGGGCCGCTGTGCGAATGCGGGAAGCGCGGGTGCTGGGGCGTGTCGGCGTCCGGCGCCGCCATAGCGCGCCTGGGGCGACAGGCCGCTGCGGCCCGCCCGGCGTCGCTGCTGGCCCACCTGCTCGGCGAGGGCGCGCGGGGTGGGGGTGCGCGGGGTGCGGAGGAAGGCTCGGGGGATGCGGGCGAGGGCGCGCGGGGCGGGGGCGAGGGATCGTGGGATGCGGGTGAGGCGGTCACCGAGGCCGCTCGTGGCGGCGATGCCGAGGCCCTGGACATCCTGGAGCGGGTGGGGACGCTCACCGGCACCGGGCTGGCCGCCCTGGCCAATGTGTTCGACCCCGCCGTGCTGATCGTGGGCGGCGGACCGGTCGCCGCGGGAGATCTGCTGCTCGCGCCCGCGCGGGCCTCGTTCGCCCGGCAGCTGTACTCCCCCGGCGACCGCCCGGCCGTGCCCGTGCTGCCGGCGCACTTCGGGGCCGATGCCGGTGCGATCGGCGCGGCACTGCTGGCGATCGAGACGACGACGTGA
- a CDS encoding copper resistance CopC/CopD family protein → MRRIVVAAGLALGALLALAGPAAAHASLVCATPPNGAVLAAEPRQLTLRFSEPVTLALSSVRVIGPDGRRVDSGPLRGADSGGGAATVAMALSAEERPGTFVLNWRATAADDGHTTTGTLTFSVGAPSRTIAAGGAERSDPVTDAVLNLAVWLGFAGLAALVGYAAIRLYCLPPGAPTELRWPATLGWTALLAGTLLQLFSYGPATQGESLAHLADRNLLAATLPTDEGKVLVARILLLALTAAAGGPLLRRSVPGGIAAVALTLLLALTWSETSHAAEGTLVPIALLVTTLHVAAMAVWAGGLLTLAVLLQRGSSAPLLTTTARFSRLAFGAVGLLVVTGLYQAFRELGSPAALTGTPYGRLLLAKAGVLLAVLAVAAVGRSRLSRRDTLPSRAVLLELAGATVLLVITVLLIGSAPAGR, encoded by the coding sequence TTGCGCAGAATCGTGGTGGCCGCCGGGTTGGCGCTCGGGGCTCTGCTGGCGCTCGCCGGCCCCGCTGCCGCGCATGCGAGCCTGGTCTGCGCAACTCCGCCGAACGGTGCGGTGCTTGCCGCCGAACCGCGCCAACTGACGCTGCGCTTCTCCGAGCCGGTGACCCTGGCGCTGAGCTCGGTGCGGGTCATCGGACCGGACGGGCGCCGGGTCGACAGCGGACCGCTGCGCGGCGCGGACTCCGGTGGCGGCGCCGCCACCGTGGCCATGGCACTCAGCGCCGAGGAGCGGCCGGGCACCTTCGTGCTCAACTGGCGTGCCACGGCGGCCGATGACGGCCACACCACCACCGGCACGCTGACCTTCTCGGTCGGTGCGCCCAGCCGGACCATCGCGGCGGGCGGGGCAGAGCGCAGCGACCCGGTCACCGACGCCGTCCTCAACCTGGCCGTCTGGCTGGGCTTCGCCGGGCTGGCCGCACTGGTCGGCTACGCCGCGATCCGCCTCTACTGCCTGCCGCCCGGCGCGCCGACCGAGCTCCGCTGGCCCGCCACACTGGGCTGGACAGCGCTGCTGGCCGGCACGCTGCTCCAACTCTTCAGCTACGGGCCGGCCACCCAGGGCGAGTCGCTCGCCCACCTCGCGGACCGGAATCTGCTGGCGGCGACCCTTCCCACCGACGAGGGGAAGGTGCTGGTCGCCCGCATCCTGCTGCTGGCCCTGACCGCCGCGGCCGGCGGGCCGCTACTGCGCCGAAGCGTCCCGGGCGGCATCGCGGCCGTGGCCCTGACCCTGCTGCTGGCGCTCACCTGGAGCGAGACCAGCCACGCGGCCGAAGGCACCCTGGTGCCGATCGCCCTGCTGGTCACCACCCTGCACGTCGCCGCGATGGCTGTCTGGGCCGGCGGGCTGCTCACCCTGGCCGTACTGCTGCAACGAGGCTCCAGCGCACCGCTGTTGACCACCACCGCGCGCTTCTCCCGGCTGGCCTTCGGCGCGGTGGGGCTGCTTGTCGTCACCGGCCTCTACCAGGCCTTCCGTGAACTCGGCAGCCCAGCCGCCCTGACCGGCACGCCGTACGGCCGACTGCTGCTCGCCAAGGCCGGCGTGCTGCTGGCGGTGCTCGCCGTCGCCGCCGTGGGCCGCAGCCGCCTGTCCCGGCGTGACACCCTGCCAAGCCGCGCCGTCTTGCTCGAACTCGCGGGAGCGACCGTCCTGTTGGTCATCACGGTGCTGCTGATCGGCAGCGCGCCCGCTGGGCGGTAG
- a CDS encoding TetR/AcrR family transcriptional regulator, whose translation MATDTTEGGKASRRRGDELERAILDAVWAELAEHGYDTLTMDGVALRARTSKPVLYRRWSNRAELVMAALDRNAPDYQEPPDTGELRSDLETFLGRLLHRFDDLPLATVHGLMVDMLRVPELRARFRAGMLAFGPVDTLEAMMRRAADRGEVNPARLTRRAVSLPLSLLRDAFLVSGEVPGEAVIAEILDEVVLPLLKAP comes from the coding sequence ATGGCGACCGACACGACTGAGGGCGGCAAGGCGTCACGCCGACGCGGCGACGAACTGGAGCGGGCGATCCTCGACGCCGTCTGGGCCGAGCTCGCCGAACACGGCTACGACACGCTCACCATGGACGGCGTCGCGCTGCGGGCCCGGACCAGCAAACCGGTGCTGTACCGCCGCTGGTCGAACCGGGCCGAACTGGTCATGGCGGCACTCGACCGCAATGCTCCCGACTACCAGGAGCCGCCCGACACCGGCGAGTTGAGATCCGACCTGGAGACCTTCCTGGGCCGGCTGCTGCACCGCTTCGACGACCTGCCGCTGGCGACCGTCCACGGCCTGATGGTCGACATGCTGCGCGTTCCCGAGCTGCGCGCCCGCTTCCGCGCCGGAATGCTGGCCTTCGGCCCGGTGGACACCCTGGAGGCGATGATGCGCCGCGCCGCGGACCGCGGTGAGGTCAACCCGGCCCGCCTGACCAGGCGCGCCGTCTCCCTGCCGCTGAGCCTGCTCCGCGACGCATTCCTGGTGAGCGGCGAGGTCCCGGGCGAGGCGGTGATCGCCGAGATCCTCGACGAGGTGGTCCTGCCGCTGCTCAAGGCGCCGTAG
- a CDS encoding phosphotransferase family protein, with translation MVTDRRHLTVTATRPAGGWTDEAALSAVADALGLAVEYEILDGGSPARVYRATASTGEDLAVKILVPAPGAVDGHDLESFRHKLRQIDHLRTLAPRLAAHYLPIGHFLDGDGWSACTTPFYESADLAAPLRKSAQGTREFFRRYTAVVQTLVLDGYAVQAHPTPAGHVAEVVVGRFLRRLPVLHRVLPAELMTAERLTVNGVPCRAPHLVLERLAGRLARLAPARLGAPAHGDFNTRNVLLSTRPGATVEDFRLIDPRGSTAPWDPVYDLAKTLFSLSVWDPALRTGFSVSRSRRHGYEVGFRQPVFPGYRGAIHRFLPQLASSEGLSGLFRDDPGWLERLLLTHDLHVLAEAPCRLSDRKPKPDVRGNDSAPMELALGHYLLGTLLINDLAAQLGRTGHLDAERHLALVADHLPQG, from the coding sequence GTGGTGACCGATCGCCGGCACCTCACGGTCACGGCCACCCGCCCGGCCGGCGGGTGGACCGACGAGGCGGCCCTGTCGGCCGTCGCCGACGCCCTCGGCCTCGCGGTCGAGTACGAGATCCTGGACGGCGGATCCCCGGCCCGGGTCTACCGGGCCACCGCCTCGACCGGGGAGGACCTGGCGGTCAAGATCCTGGTGCCCGCACCGGGCGCCGTGGACGGCCACGATCTGGAGTCGTTCCGCCACAAGCTTCGCCAGATCGACCACCTGCGCACTCTGGCACCACGGTTGGCGGCACACTATCTGCCGATCGGGCACTTCCTCGACGGCGACGGCTGGTCGGCCTGTACGACGCCCTTCTACGAATCGGCGGACCTGGCGGCACCGCTGCGGAAATCCGCCCAGGGGACGCGGGAGTTCTTCCGCCGGTACACGGCAGTCGTCCAGACGCTGGTCCTGGACGGGTACGCCGTGCAGGCCCACCCCACCCCGGCCGGCCATGTCGCGGAGGTCGTCGTGGGCCGGTTCCTGCGGCGGCTGCCCGTGCTGCACCGAGTGCTGCCCGCCGAGCTGATGACCGCCGAGCGCCTCACCGTCAACGGCGTGCCGTGCCGGGCCCCGCACTTGGTGCTGGAGCGGCTGGCGGGCCGGCTGGCCCGGCTGGCACCCGCCCGGCTGGGGGCTCCCGCCCACGGCGACTTCAACACGCGCAACGTGCTGCTGTCGACCCGCCCCGGCGCGACCGTCGAGGACTTCCGGCTGATCGATCCGCGCGGCTCCACCGCGCCGTGGGATCCGGTCTACGACCTGGCGAAGACGCTCTTCAGCCTCAGCGTGTGGGATCCCGCGCTCCGAACGGGCTTCTCGGTGAGCCGGTCGAGGCGGCACGGCTATGAAGTGGGTTTCCGGCAGCCGGTGTTCCCGGGCTACCGCGGGGCGATTCACCGGTTCCTGCCCCAACTGGCCTCGTCCGAAGGGCTGTCCGGGTTGTTCCGTGACGATCCGGGCTGGCTGGAGCGGCTGCTGCTCACCCACGACCTGCATGTCCTGGCCGAGGCACCGTGCCGGCTCTCGGACCGCAAGCCCAAGCCCGACGTGCGGGGGAACGACTCCGCGCCCATGGAACTCGCGCTCGGGCACTATCTGCTCGGCACACTGCTGATCAACGATCTCGCCGCGCAACTCGGCCGCACCGGGCACCTGGACGCCGAACGCCACCTGGCACTGGTGGCCGACCATCTCCCCCAGGGCTGA
- a CDS encoding FAD-dependent monooxygenase: MRTSRSTEVLIVGAGPVGLALAVTLARSGVNCRVIERDPRFREHSLRARGINPRTLEVFDDLGIVDEIYARGELNLKIRSYQGPRIVSEVDPAAANSPTPDRPHLGMMMLAQHHTEAVLRGRLADYGVKVELDTALVDYTQDADQVTATVQHGEHSEQITARYLIGCDGGRSTVRKLTGIPFLGETWDEERYLMAAVQIDGLDLDYLHLWEDAEFGVGALALIPLRSDGNWAVNAAVRPDRHGEVPEPTLPVFRRLFAERAGLPGVELRDLVWSTVWRPTVRMVERYRSGRVFLAGDAAHCHSAAGGQGMNTGIQDAHNLGWKLAAVLRGAPDALLDSYQAERLPVARAVLDATTVQHRALFKEGGANALADQFRNRTSAAGSDFSGLSIAYRGGPLSRDLDGSTGIRAGDRAPDAPCRTANGHPVRLFDLFRGAHFTLLHFSDRPPLPGLPSLPLLRQETVHDPAGHARRAYGITGDAMVLVRPDGYVALTGGAADLGRFSDCVHELVR; this comes from the coding sequence ATGCGCACCAGTCGATCGACCGAGGTCCTCATCGTCGGCGCCGGCCCGGTAGGCCTCGCGCTCGCGGTCACACTCGCCCGGAGCGGCGTCAACTGCCGTGTGATCGAACGGGATCCGAGGTTCCGTGAGCACAGCCTCCGAGCCCGGGGCATCAACCCGCGCACCCTGGAGGTCTTCGACGACCTCGGCATCGTCGACGAGATCTACGCCCGCGGCGAGCTCAACCTCAAGATCCGCAGCTATCAGGGTCCCCGGATCGTCAGTGAGGTCGACCCGGCCGCGGCCAACTCCCCCACCCCCGACCGCCCGCACCTGGGCATGATGATGCTCGCCCAGCACCACACCGAGGCCGTGCTGCGCGGCCGACTGGCCGACTACGGCGTCAAGGTGGAGCTGGACACCGCACTGGTCGACTACACCCAGGACGCGGACCAGGTCACCGCCACCGTCCAACACGGCGAGCACAGCGAGCAGATCACCGCCCGCTACCTGATCGGCTGCGACGGTGGACGCAGCACCGTCCGCAAGCTGACCGGCATCCCGTTCCTCGGCGAGACCTGGGACGAGGAACGGTACCTGATGGCCGCCGTGCAGATCGACGGCCTGGACCTGGACTACCTGCACCTCTGGGAGGACGCTGAATTCGGTGTCGGCGCCCTGGCGTTGATCCCCCTTCGGTCCGACGGCAACTGGGCCGTCAACGCCGCGGTACGCCCGGACCGGCACGGCGAGGTGCCCGAGCCCACGCTCCCCGTCTTCCGCCGGCTCTTCGCCGAACGGGCCGGCCTGCCCGGGGTCGAGCTGCGCGACCTGGTGTGGTCGACGGTCTGGCGGCCGACCGTCCGCATGGTCGAGCGGTACCGCAGCGGCCGGGTGTTCCTCGCCGGCGACGCCGCGCACTGCCACTCCGCGGCCGGCGGTCAAGGCATGAACACCGGGATCCAGGACGCGCACAATCTGGGCTGGAAGCTGGCGGCCGTGCTGCGCGGCGCCCCGGACGCGCTGCTCGACAGCTACCAGGCCGAGCGGCTGCCGGTGGCCCGGGCGGTGCTCGACGCCACCACGGTCCAGCACCGGGCGCTGTTCAAGGAAGGCGGCGCGAACGCCCTGGCCGATCAGTTCCGCAACCGGACCAGCGCGGCGGGCTCCGACTTCAGCGGCCTGTCCATCGCCTACCGGGGCGGACCGCTCAGCCGCGACCTCGACGGCTCCACCGGCATCCGGGCCGGCGACCGCGCCCCGGACGCCCCCTGCCGCACCGCGAACGGGCATCCGGTCCGCCTCTTCGACCTCTTCCGCGGCGCGCACTTCACCCTGCTCCACTTCAGCGACCGGCCGCCGCTGCCCGGCCTGCCGAGCCTCCCCCTGCTGCGCCAGGAGACCGTTCACGACCCCGCCGGCCACGCCCGCCGCGCCTACGGCATCACCGGCGACGCGATGGTACTGGTCCGCCCGGACGGCTACGTCGCACTGACGGGCGGGGCGGCGGACCTGGGACGGTTCAGTGACTGCGTCCACGAGTTGGTCCGCTGA